One part of the Anaeromyxobacter sp. Fw109-5 genome encodes these proteins:
- the metG gene encoding methionine--tRNA ligase, giving the protein MSERLLVTSALPYANGSIHLGHLVEYIQTDVYVRYRRACGDHVTYVCAADSHGTPIEVNAAKAGMTPKAFVEKYRGEQHDDFRRFGVEFSTYYTTDSPENARWAYRIYDALKAKGLIYKRSIEQLYCEHDRRFLPDRFVKGTCPKCGARDQYGDVCEVCGTTYDPRDLKDPRCAICGSAPVVRSSDHAYVDLKKAEEVIRGWVEAEGHLEPAVREQVKGWLADLQDWCITRDAPYFGFPVKDPDFPGKFLYVWVDAPIGYLSSAEHYFAEEAPAGERLSPAEFERRYLAEGAGARLEHFIGKDILRFHAVFWPAMLWAAGLKRPDRMPVHGHLTVNGEKMSKTRGSFITARTYLDAGLDPELLRYFYAANLGPSVQDLDLALDEFRNRVNADLANNVANLASRVAALVPRAGAPLAERPEPALVEVARSALAAARLAYRALEYREVVRAANQVADRCNKRMQEAKPWEDPASPASRALLFSCAKSLRAIATILWPVMPRFCGDLAAAFGQERPERWDEDFDPFAGGPVVVAAKPPQIARLDPRQVEKLIVVPPEARSPAPKVAKAASPAETATKASAKPAAAAPPGVIQYDDFAKVELRVAVVRSAEKVEGADKLLKLTVEAGDPEPRIIVAGIAQAYPEPGALVGKRIVVVANLAPRPLRGITSQGMLLAAGEAPNLAVVTVPDGIAPGTRVK; this is encoded by the coding sequence TTGAGCGAGCGTCTCCTCGTCACGAGCGCGCTGCCCTACGCGAACGGTTCGATCCACCTCGGCCACCTCGTGGAGTACATCCAGACCGACGTGTACGTGCGGTACCGGCGCGCCTGCGGCGACCACGTCACCTACGTCTGCGCCGCCGACTCGCACGGCACGCCCATCGAGGTGAACGCCGCGAAGGCGGGCATGACGCCGAAGGCGTTCGTCGAGAAGTACCGGGGCGAGCAGCACGACGACTTCCGGCGCTTCGGCGTCGAGTTCTCCACCTACTACACCACCGACTCGCCCGAGAACGCGCGCTGGGCCTACCGCATCTACGACGCGCTGAAGGCGAAGGGGCTCATCTACAAGCGCTCCATCGAGCAGCTCTACTGCGAGCACGACCGGCGCTTCCTGCCGGATCGCTTCGTGAAGGGCACCTGCCCGAAGTGCGGCGCGAGGGATCAGTACGGCGACGTGTGCGAGGTCTGCGGCACGACCTACGATCCGCGGGATCTGAAGGACCCGCGGTGCGCCATCTGCGGCTCGGCGCCGGTCGTCCGGTCGTCCGACCACGCCTACGTCGATCTCAAGAAGGCCGAGGAGGTCATCCGCGGCTGGGTGGAGGCGGAGGGGCACCTCGAGCCGGCGGTGCGCGAGCAGGTGAAGGGGTGGCTCGCGGACCTGCAGGACTGGTGCATCACGCGCGACGCCCCGTACTTCGGCTTCCCGGTGAAGGATCCCGACTTCCCCGGCAAGTTCCTCTACGTGTGGGTCGACGCGCCGATCGGCTACCTCTCCTCGGCGGAGCACTACTTCGCGGAGGAGGCGCCCGCGGGCGAGCGGCTCTCCCCCGCGGAGTTCGAGCGCCGCTACCTCGCGGAGGGCGCCGGGGCACGCCTCGAGCACTTCATCGGCAAGGACATCCTGCGCTTCCACGCGGTGTTCTGGCCGGCGATGCTCTGGGCGGCCGGGCTCAAGCGGCCGGATCGGATGCCGGTGCACGGGCACCTGACGGTGAACGGCGAGAAGATGTCGAAGACGCGCGGGAGCTTCATCACCGCGCGCACCTACCTCGACGCCGGCCTCGACCCTGAGCTGCTCCGCTACTTCTACGCCGCGAACCTCGGCCCGTCGGTCCAGGACCTCGACCTCGCGCTCGACGAGTTCCGGAACCGCGTCAACGCCGATCTCGCCAACAACGTGGCGAACCTGGCCTCGCGCGTCGCGGCGCTCGTGCCCCGCGCGGGCGCGCCGCTCGCCGAGAGGCCCGAGCCGGCGCTCGTGGAGGTGGCGCGCTCCGCCCTCGCGGCGGCCCGCCTCGCCTACCGCGCGCTCGAGTACCGCGAGGTGGTCCGCGCCGCGAACCAGGTGGCGGATCGCTGCAACAAGCGGATGCAGGAGGCGAAGCCCTGGGAAGACCCGGCCTCGCCCGCGAGCCGGGCGCTGCTCTTCTCGTGCGCCAAGTCCCTGCGCGCCATCGCGACGATCCTGTGGCCGGTGATGCCGCGCTTCTGCGGCGACCTCGCCGCCGCGTTCGGGCAGGAGCGGCCAGAGCGCTGGGACGAGGACTTCGATCCCTTCGCCGGCGGGCCCGTCGTGGTCGCGGCGAAGCCCCCGCAGATCGCCCGGCTCGACCCCAGGCAGGTGGAGAAGCTCATCGTCGTACCCCCCGAGGCGAGGTCGCCCGCGCCGAAGGTGGCGAAGGCGGCGAGCCCGGCGGAGACCGCGACCAAGGCGAGCGCGAAGCCCGCGGCGGCCGCACCGCCCGGCGTCATCCAGTACGACGACTTCGCCAAGGTCGAGCTGCGGGTGGCGGTGGTCCGGAGCGCCGAGAAGGTGGAGGGCGCGGACAAGCTCCTGAAGCTCACCGTCGAGGCGGGCGATCCCGAGCCCCGCATCATCGTCGCCGGCATCGCCCAGGCCTACCCGGAGCCCGGCGCGCTGGTCGGCAAGCGGATCGTGGTGGTCGCCAACCTCGCCCCGCGGCCGCTGCGGGGCATCACCTCCCAGGGCATGCTGCTCGCCGCGGGGGAGGCGCCGAACCTGGCGGTGGTGACGGTCCCGGACGGCATCGCGCCGGGGACGCGGGTGAAGTAG
- a CDS encoding DNA polymerase III subunit delta → MAAGRGPPARAAAGATLETCLADVRAGSPRPVYLLDGDAFLALRAARELAGALVPEDRRALNLVELDAAASPAEVAAELSTGGLFGGGKVVLVHEPAFLASKEDAEAAYGRAREQWAKGAQRDAARRLLALAAKAGWSLKDLAPEAGRVDHAALAADLGVPEATYDAAFVEGAARFAVERDLKVAKDDASALDAALEKGFARGHVLVVAAGKVDGKLPLVKKLAAAGRRVTIQLEKEGTWDAQRLVLGPVLASLLAGTGKRVDRGGEARLAALVGEDARTLASEVAKLAAYVGDRKVIGAEDVDAVVTRVASDPFFALGNAIEARDLPQALGVLDRSIADGASPFMLLGSLASAVRRMIVERERARRAVGDRRIGSAREWEAEVFPLVPEDEAKGKKPFGFWMKYQASTRFSRAELLDGLAALAEADVAMKSGQDGRIRLERVLLGLLAGGHMERSHP, encoded by the coding sequence ATGGCCGCGGGTAGGGGACCTCCGGCGCGCGCCGCGGCGGGCGCGACCCTCGAGACGTGCCTCGCCGACGTCCGGGCGGGCAGCCCGCGGCCGGTGTACCTGCTCGACGGCGACGCCTTCCTCGCCCTGCGCGCCGCGCGCGAGCTCGCCGGCGCGCTCGTGCCGGAGGACCGGCGGGCCCTGAACCTCGTCGAGCTCGACGCCGCCGCCTCGCCTGCCGAGGTCGCCGCCGAGCTCTCCACCGGCGGCCTGTTCGGCGGCGGGAAGGTCGTGCTGGTCCACGAGCCCGCGTTCCTCGCCTCGAAGGAGGACGCGGAGGCCGCCTACGGGCGGGCGAGGGAGCAGTGGGCGAAGGGGGCCCAGCGGGACGCGGCGCGCAGGCTGCTCGCGCTCGCCGCCAAGGCGGGCTGGAGCCTGAAGGACCTCGCGCCCGAGGCGGGGCGGGTGGACCACGCCGCCCTCGCCGCCGATCTCGGCGTCCCCGAGGCCACGTACGACGCGGCCTTCGTGGAGGGGGCCGCGCGCTTCGCCGTGGAGCGCGACCTCAAGGTCGCGAAGGACGACGCGTCCGCGCTCGACGCCGCCCTCGAGAAGGGCTTCGCGCGCGGCCACGTGCTCGTGGTCGCCGCGGGCAAGGTGGACGGGAAGCTGCCGCTCGTGAAGAAGCTCGCCGCGGCGGGGCGGCGGGTCACGATCCAGCTCGAGAAGGAGGGGACGTGGGACGCGCAGCGGCTCGTCCTCGGCCCCGTGCTGGCGTCGCTCCTCGCCGGCACCGGCAAGCGGGTGGACCGCGGGGGCGAGGCGCGCCTCGCGGCGCTCGTCGGCGAGGACGCCCGCACGCTCGCCTCCGAGGTCGCGAAGCTCGCCGCCTACGTGGGCGACCGCAAGGTGATCGGCGCCGAGGACGTGGACGCGGTCGTCACGCGCGTGGCGTCGGATCCGTTCTTCGCGCTCGGCAACGCGATCGAGGCCCGCGACCTCCCGCAGGCGCTCGGTGTCCTCGACCGGTCCATCGCGGACGGCGCGAGCCCGTTCATGCTCCTCGGCTCGCTCGCGAGCGCCGTGCGGCGGATGATCGTGGAGCGGGAGCGCGCCCGCCGCGCCGTGGGCGACCGGCGCATCGGCTCGGCGCGCGAGTGGGAGGCGGAGGTCTTCCCGCTCGTGCCCGAGGACGAGGCGAAGGGGAAGAAGCCCTTCGGGTTCTGGATGAAGTACCAGGCGTCGACGCGCTTCTCGCGGGCGGAGCTGCTCGACGGCCTCGCGGCGCTCGCGGAGGCGGACGTCGCCATGAAGAGCGGCCAGGACGGCCGGATCCGCCTCGAGCGCGTCCTCCTCGGCCTGCTCGCCGGCGGACACATGGAAAGGAGTCACCCTTGA
- the holB gene encoding DNA polymerase III subunit delta' encodes MPFSELIAQDRAVSSLRSALRRGALHHAYLFGGPEGVGKATAARLLAQAANCEVPAPAGGLRDDACGACAPCRKIARGVHPDVLLLQEERVMAKAGRWDPKGGRTPSKDIVVDQVRDVVDRRLAMKRFEGRRRFVILDPADAMNPQAQNALLKTLEEPPEATTLVLVAASPDALLPTIRSRCLRVPFAPLPAAAVAARLEAGGRPAAEARLAAALAGGSLSRALALDAETLAAERDAVLAAATLDPGDAAAWLAFARDHGDDREAAAELCALLAVWLRDVLAAQAGAADVALGDLADATRRAAAALAPAEVLRRREEVQTTAAALRQNASPTLALERMLIAWFHGRG; translated from the coding sequence ATGCCGTTCTCCGAGCTCATCGCGCAGGATCGCGCCGTGTCCTCGCTGCGATCCGCCCTGCGGCGCGGCGCGCTCCACCACGCCTACCTGTTCGGCGGCCCCGAGGGCGTCGGGAAGGCCACCGCCGCCCGCCTCCTCGCGCAGGCGGCGAACTGCGAGGTGCCGGCGCCCGCGGGCGGCCTCCGCGACGACGCGTGCGGCGCCTGCGCGCCTTGCCGCAAGATCGCGCGCGGCGTCCACCCCGACGTGCTCCTCCTCCAGGAGGAGCGCGTCATGGCGAAGGCGGGGCGCTGGGATCCGAAGGGCGGGCGGACGCCGTCCAAGGACATCGTCGTCGACCAGGTGCGGGACGTGGTCGACCGGCGGCTCGCGATGAAGCGCTTCGAGGGACGGCGGCGGTTCGTCATCCTCGATCCCGCCGACGCCATGAACCCGCAGGCGCAGAACGCGCTGCTGAAGACGCTCGAGGAGCCGCCGGAGGCCACCACGCTCGTCCTCGTCGCGGCGAGCCCCGACGCGCTCCTGCCCACGATCCGATCGCGCTGCCTGCGCGTACCGTTCGCGCCGCTGCCCGCCGCGGCCGTGGCCGCGCGGCTCGAGGCGGGCGGGCGGCCTGCGGCGGAGGCCCGCCTCGCGGCCGCCCTCGCCGGCGGCTCGCTCTCGCGCGCGCTCGCGCTCGACGCCGAGACGCTCGCGGCGGAGCGCGACGCCGTGCTGGCTGCCGCCACGCTCGATCCGGGCGACGCCGCCGCCTGGCTCGCCTTCGCCCGCGACCACGGCGACGACCGCGAGGCCGCGGCCGAGCTGTGCGCGCTCCTCGCCGTGTGGCTGCGCGACGTCCTGGCGGCCCAGGCGGGCGCCGCCGACGTCGCGCTCGGCGACCTCGCCGACGCGACGCGCCGAGCCGCCGCCGCGCTCGCGCCCGCGGAGGTCCTGCGCCGGCGGGAGGAGGTGCAGACGACCGCGGCGGCGCTCCGCCAGAACGCGTCCCCGACGCTCGCCCTCGAGCGCATGCTCATCGCGTGGTTCCATGGCCGCGGGTAG
- a CDS encoding TatD family hydrolase, with translation MGLIDSHAHLDCADYVHDLDGVVSRARAAGLERIVCVGLWRKPGDFGNALELATQDPGFFSATVGVHPHEAARVPEEDWATAAALAADPRVVAVGETGLDYHYDHSPRADQRAAFRRSIRIARDAARPLVVHVREADEDCAAILREEGIPAAGGVIHCFTGDAPAARAYLDLGLHISVAGIVTFKTAEAIREAVRIVPRDRLLVETDSPFLAPAPYRGKRNEPAYVVKTAEKVAELWGASLDDVAAATTANVKRLFRLG, from the coding sequence ATGGGCCTCATCGACTCTCACGCCCACCTCGACTGCGCCGACTACGTCCACGACCTCGACGGCGTCGTCTCTCGCGCCCGCGCGGCGGGGCTGGAGCGAATCGTGTGCGTCGGGCTGTGGCGCAAGCCGGGCGACTTTGGAAACGCGCTCGAGCTCGCGACGCAGGACCCGGGCTTCTTCAGCGCGACGGTGGGCGTCCACCCGCACGAGGCTGCGCGGGTGCCGGAGGAGGACTGGGCGACCGCGGCGGCCCTCGCCGCGGACCCGCGGGTGGTCGCGGTCGGAGAGACCGGGCTCGACTACCACTACGACCACTCCCCGCGCGCCGACCAGCGGGCCGCGTTCCGACGCTCGATCCGGATCGCCCGCGACGCGGCGAGGCCGCTCGTGGTGCACGTGCGCGAGGCCGACGAGGACTGCGCCGCCATCCTGCGCGAGGAGGGCATCCCCGCGGCCGGCGGCGTCATCCACTGCTTCACCGGCGACGCGCCCGCCGCGCGCGCCTACCTCGACCTCGGCCTGCACATCTCGGTCGCCGGGATCGTGACGTTCAAGACCGCCGAGGCGATCCGCGAGGCCGTGCGGATCGTCCCGCGCGACCGGCTCCTCGTCGAGACCGACAGCCCGTTCCTCGCGCCGGCCCCCTACCGCGGCAAGCGCAACGAGCCGGCGTACGTGGTGAAGACCGCCGAGAAGGTGGCGGAGCTCTGGGGCGCGTCCCTGGACGACGTCGCGGCGGCGACGACGGCCAACGTGAAGCGGCTGTTCCGGCTCGGGTAA
- a CDS encoding ATP-binding protein gives MEPLADDIVLVVTLAAAAASVTAVAIARARRARRALEAERDALAVAAEDSRREAGAERARAASERERLEAAARAARAEAERADRAKDEFVATVSHELRTPLNAVLGWARLLRLGKLDAAAASRGIETIERSAQAQAQIVDDLLDFSRIVRGQLRLDVRPVELVPVVEAALEAVRPAAAARSISVAAVLVPRAGPVAGDPGRLQQVVWNLLSNAIKFTPPGGRVEVRLAREGDEVTIRVRDTGAGIAEDFLPHLFERFRQADSSSTRVHGGLGLGLALVRHLVEAHGGAVSATSDGPGRGAAFTVRLPVTLARPRRGDIARQAPRGELRPLAGLERVRVLVVDDDPDTLEVVRQVLEAAGALVTSVASAGEALAALSSRPPDVLLSDLGMPGEDGLTLIRKVRSLEASHGGRVPAAALTAYTQAEDRTEALLAGFQVYLAKPVEPSELTAAVARLAGRLN, from the coding sequence ATGGAACCCCTCGCCGATGACATCGTCCTCGTCGTGACGCTCGCCGCGGCCGCAGCGAGCGTGACCGCCGTCGCGATCGCGCGCGCGAGGCGCGCGCGGCGCGCGCTCGAGGCCGAGCGAGACGCCCTGGCCGTCGCCGCCGAGGACTCCCGCCGGGAGGCGGGCGCCGAGCGGGCGCGCGCGGCCTCCGAGCGGGAGCGGCTCGAGGCGGCCGCCCGCGCGGCGCGCGCGGAGGCGGAGCGGGCCGATCGCGCCAAGGACGAGTTCGTCGCGACGGTCTCCCACGAGCTGCGCACGCCGCTCAACGCGGTGCTGGGCTGGGCCCGGCTCCTCCGTCTCGGGAAGCTCGACGCCGCCGCGGCGTCCCGCGGCATCGAGACCATCGAGCGGAGCGCGCAGGCCCAGGCGCAGATCGTGGACGACCTGCTCGACTTCTCGCGCATCGTGCGCGGCCAGCTCCGGCTCGACGTCCGGCCCGTCGAGCTCGTCCCGGTCGTCGAGGCCGCCCTCGAGGCCGTCCGCCCCGCGGCCGCCGCGCGCAGCATCTCCGTCGCGGCGGTGCTCGTCCCGCGCGCAGGTCCGGTCGCGGGCGATCCCGGCCGCCTGCAGCAGGTCGTCTGGAACCTGCTCTCCAACGCCATCAAGTTCACGCCGCCGGGCGGGCGCGTCGAGGTCCGGCTCGCGCGCGAGGGAGACGAGGTGACGATCCGGGTGCGCGACACGGGCGCGGGGATCGCCGAGGACTTCCTCCCGCACCTCTTCGAGCGGTTCCGGCAGGCGGACTCGTCGTCGACGCGTGTCCACGGCGGGCTCGGCCTGGGGCTCGCGCTGGTCCGTCACCTCGTCGAGGCGCACGGCGGCGCGGTCTCGGCCACGAGCGACGGGCCGGGCCGGGGCGCGGCGTTCACCGTGCGGCTGCCGGTCACGCTGGCGCGGCCGCGGCGCGGCGACATCGCGCGCCAGGCGCCCCGTGGCGAGCTGCGCCCGCTGGCGGGGCTCGAGCGCGTGCGCGTGCTGGTGGTGGACGACGATCCCGACACGCTCGAGGTCGTCCGGCAGGTGCTCGAGGCCGCCGGCGCCCTCGTCACCTCCGTGGCATCCGCGGGCGAGGCGCTCGCCGCCCTTTCGTCGCGCCCTCCCGACGTGCTGCTGTCGGACCTCGGCATGCCGGGCGAGGACGGCCTCACGCTCATCCGCAAGGTCCGCAGCCTCGAGGCGTCGCACGGCGGGCGCGTCCCCGCGGCGGCGCTCACCGCGTACACCCAGGCGGAGGACCGGACGGAGGCGCTGCTCGCGGGCTTCCAGGTCTACCTCGCGAAGCCGGTCGAGCCGTCCGAGCTGACGGCGGCGGTGGCGCGGCTCGCGGGCCGGCTGAATTGA